Proteins found in one Odocoileus virginianus isolate 20LAN1187 ecotype Illinois chromosome 10, Ovbor_1.2, whole genome shotgun sequence genomic segment:
- the PTS gene encoding 6-pyruvoyl tetrahydrobiopterin synthase, whose translation MNGARSGPRRRARVSRLVSFSATHRLHSKSLSNEENLKLFGKCNNPNGHGHNYKVVVTVHGEIDPVTGMVMNLTDLKECMEEVIMKPLDHKNLDLDVPYFADIVSTTENVAVYIWENLQKFLPVGVLYKVKVYETDNNIVVYKGE comes from the exons ATGAACGGGGCAAGGTCGGGCCCTCGCCGGCGGGCGCGAGTGTCCCGCCTCGTCTCCTTCAGCGCGACCCACCGCCTGCACAG caaATCTCTTAGTAATGAAGAAAACTTGAAATTATTTGGGAAGTGCAACAACCCAAATGGCCATGGGCACAATTATAAAG TTGTGGTGACAGTACATGGAGAG attgATCCTGTTACAGgaatggtcatgaatttgactGACCTCAAGGAGTGTATGGAG GAGGTGATTATGAAGCCCCTTGATCATAAGAATCTGGATCTAGATGTGCCATATTTTGCAGACATTGTAAG cacaacagaaAATGTAGCCGTATATATCTGGGAAAACCTCCAGAAATTTCTTCCTGTGGGAGTTCTTTATAAAGTAAAAGTATATGAAACTGACAATAATATTGTGGTCTATAAAGGAGAATAA